From the Periophthalmus magnuspinnatus isolate fPerMag1 chromosome 1, fPerMag1.2.pri, whole genome shotgun sequence genome, one window contains:
- the LOC129456212 gene encoding CHRNA7-FAM7A fusion protein-like encodes MFTLGSLLGLLDGLLHLFYCTLNAVSLFCVPSKRNELYYECCKEPYPDVTFTVTMRRRTLYYGLNLLIPCVLISGLALLVFLLPADSGEKISLGITVLLSLTVFMLLVAEIMPATSDSVPLIGSSCIIVIVSKAYCSTSL; translated from the exons ATGTTTACACTGGGGTCACTTCTGGGCTTATTGGATGGGCTCTTGCACCTGTTCTATTGCACTCTAAATGCAGTTTCGTTGTTCT GTGTCCCGTCGAAGCGTAATGAGCTGTATTACGAGTGCTGTAAAGAGCCATACCCAGATGTGACATTCACGGTCACCATGCGGCGCAGGACACTTTATTACGGCCTGAACCTGCTCATCCCCTGTGTGCTTATCTCGGGCCTGGCTCTGCTGGTGTTCCTGCTGCCGGCCGACTCTGGAGAGAAGATATCGCTGG GAATCACTGTCCTGCTGTCACTGACGGTCTTCATGTTGCTGGTGGCAGAGATCATGCCAGCCACTTCAGACTCTGTTCCTCTCatcg GatcatcttgcattattgttattgtatcaaAGGCATACTGCAGTacatctctgtag
- the LOC117374449 gene encoding UPF0462 protein C4orf33 homolog codes for MSLKNQLQFAIEHTWDSNPVDHDPIRIIFSPGAGGLKMQVFGPFFNDPAAPPGPPGHAFPGLWDYEGLSLSQSMTLPLGDPIFILCSWIPPLT; via the exons ATGAG TCTCAAAAACCAACTGCAGTTTGCCATTGAGCACACCTGGGACAGTAATCCTGTGGACCATGATCCAATCAGGATTATCTTCTCGCCTGGGGCAGGGGGTCTGAAGATGCAAGTATTTGGTCCCTTTTTTAATGATCCTGCAGCCCCTCCTGGACCCCCTGGACATGCCTTCCCTGGACTCTGGGATTATGAAG GGCTCTCCCTCAGTCAGTCCATGACGCTGCCCCTTGGAGACCCCAttttcatcctctgctcctggaTCCCTCCTCTGACCTGA